From the genome of Pseudomonas helvetica:
CGAGAGCACCGCCGCAGCCAGCAGGAACAGTTGCAGCAAGGGCAAGCGGCCCACGGGCGGTTGATTCATGTCACGTTTGGGCAATACGCTGCTGGTCAGCAGGATGTACGCCAGCGTCACCGGCACCAGCGTGCCAAAGGCTAAACGCCAGGCATCCATTTCCGCAAAGATGCCGCCGATGGCCGGGCCGATCAGCGTGGCGATCCCCCACATGCCCGAGACCAGGGCCATGGCCCGGGGCCAGAGGCGCTCTTCGAACACCAGCTGAATCATCGAGTAGCACAGGGCGAACATCAAGCCGCCGCCCAGGCCTTGCACCGCGCGACCGACCAACATCACTGGCATGCTCGGTGCCAGGGCACAAATGAGGCTGCCAGCGAGGAAAAATAACGAGGCTATCGCATAGGAAACGCGTGGCCCTGTGCGTTGCAGGATTTTGGCCGTGAGCGCGGAGCCGAGGATGGATGCGACGACGAACAGTGTGGTGTTCCAGGCGTACAGGTCGAGCCCGCCGATTTCCTTGACCACGGAGGGCAGGATAGTCGTAGCGATGTAGATATTGATCGCGTGCAGCGTAACGCCTCCTGACAGTGCGATGGATCGCGCGGCGTTTTTTCCGGAGAGTAAATCGCTCCAGCTGCTTCCTTGTGTAGACATACAACCTCCTGCTGTGACTCGCGACCCGGCGGATTGCGAGAGTCAATTGCCTGCTTTCAAGGCTTGGGTTAGATTTACCAAGTTAATTCTTTAAATATTGAAGCTGCGAGGGCTGTTGTTTGTCAAGTAAACACTTGGAAAACCAGGATGACGTGTCGATGTCGGCTGCCGACCGACTGCTTCACATGCTCAAGACCCGCGGCCCGCAACTGGCGGCCGATGCCGGACGCGCGATGGGCACCACGGGGGAAGCGGCGCGCCAGCAGTTCGTCAAACTGGCCGCCAGTGGCCTGGTGGAGGCTCAGTCCGAGGCCCGAGGCGTCGGGCGCCCGTCGCAGGTCTGGCGTCTGACGGCGGCCGGCCATGCGCGGTTTCCCGATACCCATTCGGAGCTGACCGTGCAGCTCTTGCAGACCGTGCGCGAGACCTTCGGGCCCGAGGCCATCGATCGTCTGATCGACGTTCGCGAGCAGCAGAGTCGCACCTTGTACCTGCAAGAGCTGGCCAGTGCCGAGACCCTTCAGGAACGGGTCAAGCGCCTCGCGGCCCTGCGGGCCCGCGAGGGCTACATGGCCGAGTGGAGTGAGCAACCGGATGGGGCCTTTGTGCTGATCGAAAACCATTGTCCGATCTGCGCGGCGGCGACCGCGTGTCAGGGTTTCTGCCGTGCCGAACTGGATGTGTTCGAGCAGGTTCTGCAAGCCAGGGTTGAGCGTGTGGAGCACATTCTGATGAATGCCCGCCGTTGTGCTTACCGCATTACTCCGGTCTGAAGTGCCCTCGAGATACTCATTTGCGGCACACCAGGGCCAACTGATCGTGCTGCCGGGGATGACCCCGGCAACGATGTCAGTGGGGGAGGGTTACTGAGCGGGATCACCGCCTGCCATTTTGGCAAGGCGGCCTCCAGGCGCTTGCCGAACTACCGGGAAAGATCGTCCTCGCGAATCATCGGTCTGCGCTCCGTGGGGTCATGGCGTAGGGGATGCGGTAGAGATTGCGGATGATCGGCGTCATCAGTTTGAGCAGCCAGCGCGGCTTGCTGGCGACGGCCTCGAGGGATTCTTCCAGGGCCTTGAGGACCTGGCTCACTTGCGCGGTGCTGATGGTCAGCGGTGGATAGAAACGCAACACCGGCGCCGAGGCTTTTTCGTTCAACGAGTGCCCTGAGTGAACCCCGCGTTTGCTCAGTTCCATGCTGATCAGGTTTTCCCACACCGCGCCCTTGAGGCGTAAACCGGTCATCAGGCCAATCGCTGGCGCGTCGCTGATGATCTGCGGGTAGGCTTCGGCCAGTAGCTGCAATCCCTGACACAACTGTGTGCTGGCAGCCTGGGATTTTTCGATCAGTTGGCCTTCTTCAATCGCATGAATTGCGGCCAGGGCCGTTTCGCAGGCATAGGGCAAACCGCCCTGGCCGCAGACCTGATCTTCAAGAGGGTCGAGTGGCTGCCGGTCGATCAAGGCGCGGCTGTACATCACCGCCGCGATGGCTGCGTAGCCGCCAGTCAAGCCCTTGGACAGCACCATGATGTCAGGCACCACGTTGTCGTAATCGACGCCGAACCATTTGCCGCAGCGACCGAACGCCGTCTGGATTTCATCGGCGATCATCAGGCAGCCGTGGGCGCTGCACAACTCGCGGATCCGCGTGTTGTAGCCGGCTTCGGGCAACGTCAGGTGGGCACCGCCGAGGATCGGCTCGATGTAGACCGCCGCCACCTGGTCGGTGATGGCGTGTTCCAGGGCGGCGAAGTCGCCGTAGGGAATGAAGTCAACCATCACGCGGTTCAGGCCATGCTGGTTGCTTTGGTACTGCTGGCCGAGGATCGCCATAGTGGTCAGGGTTTTGCCATGGTAGGCATTGCGCATGACCACGATCCGTTTGCGCGGCAACTGCCGTTTGAGCGCATAGCGTAAGGTTTGCTCGATGGCTTCGGCACCGGTCATGGTGTAGCGCACATCGCCCCACTCGCCGGGAGCCAGACGCTTGAGGGTCTCGCTCAGTTGGTGCTGCGAATTGTGGGTCAGCCCCTCGGGCTGCCAGGCCATCCGGTTCAGCTGACGCTGGCTGGCGTACTTGACCTGAGGGTTCTGGTGACCGACCAGGAATATTCCATAGCTGCACGCACAATCGATGAAGTGCTTGCCGCGATGGTCGGTAACGATCGCCCCTTCGGCGGAGCGTTCGATGCCGGTATTGGCAATGCGATAAAGCTTGGCCGCCGAGGGCGTCCAGTGTTTGTAGCAGTCATCCACCAGGCGGTTAAGCAGCATATTGCAAAGTCCTTTTTATCAGGTGTGCGGCGTCGACCACGCGCTCCGTGCGCGCGACCAATGGGCAACGCAAGAGCAGTTCGCGCCCGCTTGGCCGGCGAATATGCACACCGGCGGCGTACAGCGCCCGTTGCGCCTCGAGGGCTTGCTCGGTGCTGGCCAGCGGAACTTTGACGATGCCACCGATGGCCCTTGCATTGAGGTCGGCCAGTTCGCTGGCCAGCGCCTTGCCGTTGTCGAGACTGCGCTGGTCCAGCCGCTGTTCCTGCGCGTAGCGCAGGGCAGTCTGTGCCGCGATGCACGATGGCGGGTTACCCGCCGTGGTGCTCCCGTGTTTGGCCGGTGTGGCTTTGCCGTAGGCCTTGTAGGCCAGCGCATGACTGCAGGTGTAGGTGCCGATGGGGATGCAGCCGCCGCCCAGGCTTTTGCCCAGGACGACGATGTCCGGGCGCGCACCGGACAGGTTCTGCGACAGCAGATGCCCGACGCTGCCCAGGCAGGTGTCGACGTCATTGAACAGGGTCACAATTCGCTGGCTGTTGGCGATCCGTTCCAGACTGGCGATCAGCATCGGATCGACCGCTTCCAGCAGCCCGTTGGCGGCCGTGCGCAACGGGCCGTAGCACAGGGCAAAACAGTCCTGCCAGATCGCCATGTCCGGCAGGTCGTGCACCGAGTCGACGTGCACCACCTTGATCCCCAGAAACTCCCCGGACTCCGGATAAAGCCCAGGGGCGCTCAGGTAGCGCCCGTAAGACAATGAACCGTACGCCACGCCCCCCACGGCGATCACTGTGCGCCGATGGGGGTTGAGCGAACGCGCGAGTTTCAGCGCACCTTCAAACGCCTCGTCGCCAGAGTTGCAGACGTACGAGTTCTCCAGCCCTTCGGGCATGAACTCGCTGAGTTGCTTGCACAACTCGATCAACGGCGCGGACAGCAGGACACGGTTGGACAGGCCGATTTTATCGACCTGCCGACTCACGGCCTGCACCACTTCGGGCACTTGCAGGCCGAACCCGCCACTGAGGTCAATCAGTTGATGGCCGCGGTTGTCGATGAAGCTTTCGTACTGGCCTTCGACGGCCCAGGTTTGCTCTGGATGATTCGTCATGGCGGCCATTACCGATAGCTCAGCGCATTGAAAATGCGACGCTGGTCATCGATGATCGCTTGCCGGCCGTGCATCACCCGACGGTTGTCGATCATCACCAGGTCCAGGTCCTGCCAGCCCACGGTATGCGTATTGCGTTCGGTGACCGCGATGATTTCCGCCAGCAGGTCGGCGGGAATCTCTTCGCCGTTCTCGAAGTCGATCACCGGTTTTTCGTAGTTGAAGGACGGCCCGAGAATGCTGTTGGCGAAGGCTGGGTGCTCACAGAAACTGGAGGTCTGGCACGCCGGGACACTGTAGGCGTAGGCCACGCAATCGGTGCTTGGGTTGTACTCCATCCGGGTGTTGGGGTCCTGGCCGATGATCTCGCTCAGGTGCTCGAAGCTGGCGTCTTCCAGCTGCTGGATTTCCGGTTTGTAGTAGCTGACGATCTTGCGCCACTTTTCGCCCGTCACCGTGCGGCGGTAGCGGATGCGGCTGCTCTCGAAGCGCTGACGGGCCTCTTCGCTGAGTTCCTGGTAGACCTTCACCCCATCGCACAAGGTGGTTTGCGAACCTTTGGTGGGGGCGATCTCGCAGAAGAACCAGGTCAGGTCAGGCCAGATCGGCGCGTTGCCGTTTTCGCAGTGCAGGCCTACAGCATCGGTGCCGGCGTCGACCAGTTGTGCGACGCCTTTGGCGATCACGCGACCCGGGTCCAGGCTCAGGCGCGAACTGTGTTTTTTCACGAAGGCACCGAACTCGTCCAGCGACTGGATGCAGTTGCGGAAGATAATCACGCCGGCGTTCGAAAGCTCTTCGAAAACCGCCGCAGTGTCGGCGCTCAAGGCATACGCGCGATCGGTGATGACACTCGCCTGATAAGTAGATTGAGTCATGTCGCTAGTCCTTTAGTGAGTACATGTCTGACGATGCAGGTCGGAGGCGTGCGCTCTACGGGCCGGGCCATTGAGGGCATAGAGGCTTTGCAACTGCGGGGCGTCCGGCGCCAGTGGCCAGATGGCCTGCGGCAGTTCGACTTCCGAGAAGCGCTGTTGCGCCCAGTCCCGGGTGTGCTGGTGATCGAATAGCGGTCCGATGCTGAGTACGATCGCCAGTTGCCCGTCCGTGGTCATGAACATCAGTGCATCGTTCACGCCGGTTTGCTCTTTGAACTCCAGCTCGATTTGTTCCGGAGAAACATTGCGGCCATTGGGCAGGCAGATGATATTTTTCTCGCGTCCGGTGATGAACAGGAAACCCTGGTCATCGAACTCGCCGATATCACCGGTGCGCAGCCAGCCATCCTCGGTGAAGGAGCAGGCGCTCGGATCGACCCACGAGTAGCCCTGGAACATCGAGCTGCTTTTGATTTCTACCCGTTGCTGATCCGTCACCCGGACCTGGACGTGCGGCAGGGGTTTGCCAACGCTGCCCAGCTTGCTGTTGGCCGGGGTGTTGACGCTCACCACCGAACCGTTCTCGCTCAATCCGTAACCTTGATGAACCTGAATACCCTGCGCGCTCAGGCGCTGCAGTTTTTCGCTGCTGATCGGAGCGCCACCGGCGGTGATGTACAACTCGTTGCGCAGCAACGACAGCAGCTCCGTGTCGGTGTTTTGCTCGGCCACTTCAAGGAGCACGTCGAGCATGATCGGCGGTACGGTCACCGCGCTTGCCCGGGTTTTGAGCAGTTGCGCCAGAATCGCCGAGGTGTCGAAGCCCGCTTCGCCGATCAACGGCGTGTGCTCGTCGAGGAAGTACACCGTGCCGCCGGACAGCAGCGGCAGGTAGACCGCCGTGACCTGTTCGATCAACAGGCTCAGCGGCACCACCGACAGGTAGCGCTCTTGATAGCTGGCCGGGACCACGCCGAGTAGCGATTGCAGCACGGCGCTCAGGCCGCCCAGGCTTTGCTTCACGCCTTTGGGCTTGCTGGTGGTGCCGGAGGTGTGGATGACTTTGCAGGTCCATTCGGCATCGGCGCTGTCGATGAAGCTCGGGCCCGTCGGCACCGGAGCCGGGGTCTCGAGTGCGCTGGGCACATGGATCAGGCGGCTGGCGTTCAGGTCGATTTCCCAGCGCTTTTCCAACGTCTCCCGGCCTTTGTCATCGACCAGGAAGCCCGAGCATTCGAAGGCCAGGTGTTCGGCCTGGTACTTGCTGAAGCCCAACGGCAGCGGCAAGGAGGTGAAGCCGAAGAGCAGGCAGGCGAAGTCGGCGATGACCCAGTCGCTGCTGTTGCGCATGACGATGCCGATGGTGCGCTTTTCGTCGGTGAACTGACGGTTCATGTGTTGCCCCAGCTGCCGGGCATGCTCCAGCACCTGGGTGTAGGTCAGGCGCCGCCCACCCGTGCCGTCTGCCGCAGGAATATCGACGACGCACACGGCATCCGGTGTGCGTTGGGCCTGGGCCAGCAAGTCTTCGACGAAATGCGTCATGCTGCTTGCTCGCTCTGCACGTCGAGTCGGAAAACGGTCTTGAGGACGGTCTCGTGATAGTGACGCTTCATATCGCCCAGCTTGATGTAGCCGGTGATGGGCGTCTGCTCGTAGTAGGAGCCCCATTCGACTTCCGCTTGTGGGGTCATGCGTTGCGGGTCGGCATCGCAGATCTTGTTGACCTTGACGTTGCAGTAGCCCATCGATTTGATCAATTGCGGTGTGCAGGTGCACAGCACGTAGCGTGCGCCCATGCACCAGGTCACCATTGAGAGCATGTTGAACAGGGTCTGGCCGGCAGCCGAATTGATCGATGCGGTATTGCCGATTTCGACGATGCTGTCGCGTTCAATCCGGGTGTTGGTGATGCGCGACAGCGTCTCCTCGGACGGTGAGTCCAGATAACACTCGGACAATAGAGGGCCTGACTTGGCGAAACTGAAACCGGCACACGACTGAATGGAGTCATTGTTATCGAATACGATTAAAAAGTACTCGGGAGATGGCTCGATGATGGCGTTAAAGGCTTTCATATACCGACGTTTAACAAAGTCAACGGCGGACTTCCAGAGTAGGGTGTTGCGTTTGGCTACTTGAGTACGCATGCAAGTTTTCCTTTCTTTTCTGCGTGGATCGATAGACGGGTTGTTTTGGTACAACAGTGCTAAAACCTCCTGTTGTTACGGCAACAGGCGGCTTATCCATGCCCTATGTAATAGCGTGGTTTAATCAAGTTATTGGATTGATTTTTATAGTGTTTTTATTCAGTTGTGACGAATTTTCAGGCTGCCACACGCCTCCGCAGAAAAGGCCACAAGGGGATGTGCGGTTTTTTCTGAACGGAAGATAGGGGCGTGGTTTGACGTGTCAGCGAGTAGCGAATCCTTCCGATGGATTAATGAGATAGCGTCCTGCTTGGCGTGGCGTTTTATCATGAGCGGCTTGATTGTTTTAAATGAATTAATTAGTCGCTATTCATTCAGAATCTTCATGTGAGGCATGAGGGCAATCGCGGTATCGATGGTGTAGGGCGAGAGGTTTTTTTGTGGTAAAACGCCGAGCCGCAGTAGCGGTGGTTTTTACCCGATACGGACATGGAGGTTCGAATGTTTTCCAGGATCAGTCTCGACCAGTGGCAGGCTTTTGTTTCTACAGTCGAGTGTGGAGGTTTCCAGCAGGCCGGCGAGTATATGTTCAAGTCACAGTCGGCCGTCAGCCATTCGGTCAACCGCATGGAAACCCTGCTGGGTCAGGAACTGTTCCTGATCGAGGGGCGCAAGGCCGTATTGACACCTCTGGGCCAGGCCCTGTTGCCTCAGGCCAAGCATCTGCTGGGCTCGGCGAAAAAGCTTGAGCGACTGGCCATTCAGTACCAGCCGGGGTTGTGTATCGAACACTCGCTGGCGGTCGACATGCTGTTTCCCGCCAACGTGCTGGAGCAAGCGCTGTCACGCTTTTCTTCGGTTTTGCAGGGGTACCATGTCCGGCTTCACGAAACGGCCGTGTCCGGCGCATACGAATTGCTGGAAAACGGCAAGGTCGAGTTGGGCATCGCCAGTAGTCTGCCGGAGGGCTATATCCAGGAGTTCCTGCTCAACGTTTCACTGCTGTGTGTCGTGGCGTCTGATCACTCTCTGGCCCATTTCAATGGCGAGCTGAGCCTGGCTGACATGAAAGACTACCGGCAAATCGTGGTTAGCGATTCGGCTATCCGCAACTCCCAGAACAGCAGTTGGTCCGGCGCGTCCCAGTGCTGGACCGTAAGCAACCTGAGCACCGCGCTGACGTTTGTCGAACGCGGTCTGGGTTTTGCCTGGTTGCCTGAACACATGGTCAGCGACAAGCTGGCGAGCGGTCAGTTGCGCCTGGTACCACTGTGTCATCAACGCGAATGCAACGTGCCGATGTATATGGGATTCCTGGAAGAGTACAGGTTCAACCCGGAAGTCCGGCTGATGACCGACATCATTCGCGAGCAGTGCCGGAACATTAATAGCGCCAAGGCCGATACTCTGGCCCTGGCGCTCTGATGTGGTCGACCGAGACGGGTGGGCTGGTCAATTATCCTCGGCGCTCGGCAGGCTCTTGAGGAGTTGATTGATGCGTTTGACCTCTTCGGCTTTGGCGCACTGTTCCCCGTGCTTATAGAGACGGCATGGGGTATTTCCTGAAATCGATGAGATGACAGGACTATCCCTTGGCGGGTGATGAACAAAAAAGCGACTTTTTTGAGGTATATCCACCCAGGGTGCTCATCATCGGGCGTATAGCGGTCGCAGCAAACAGGTATGGGGGTGGTGCAAAGACGGAACGATCCTGTTTGTTCCGTGCTTTTTTCCAGCAGGTCGGGATGAATGCGGCCTAGGCTCTGTATGAAAAATAAGTACGATTTCCTGAAAAATGACACTGTTCAGTCAGCCTTTTAACTGGCCTCAGTGTCTGTTGGCTTTCGTTGGGGTGGAGGGTATTTTGGGTAATGTCTGCTTACTTTTGATCGCCGTTAAATCTTGAATCACTCGTCTACTCTGCCTGCACAGACCAGGAGTCTGTCGTTATCAGCAGTCGCAAGGAGCGAACCATGTACTTTGAGATCTACAGGCAGTCACGAGGCACCCCGCTTACCGGGAAGGGCCAATGGCGCTGGCGTTTAAGGGCGGCCAATCATGAGACGGTTGCCAGCGGCGAGTCGTACGTCAACAAGGCGGATTGCCTGCACGTGATCGGGTTGATCAAAAGCGTCCACAACGAAACGTCGGTGAAGGAAATCTAGGCTGTACCTGTTGGTGTGTGGAAACGAAGCTGCTCAGGCACATCGAGCAGCTTCGCAGCTTTGGCGTCTGCTGAATCAGGTCATCCGCCAGGTGGCGAAAGGGGGGGTAAATGAATGGCCAAAATCGCCGCAGTTTCGCCCTTGCATCACCTCCCACGCTCCTGCTTAATGTCACGCAGCTCATGGCGCTGGAGATTAGCCGGCGACCTCGGATAGCAGAAAAATCACTATAAAAAGAGCAATCAGTGACTCATCAGCATGGAACGCATTGGGGCGAGCATGTGGCGCTATCGCTCGTCATTCCGGTCTTTAATGAAGCTGCCACCATCGATTTGTTCATGGCGCGGATCACTGACGTCTTCAAGGATGAGGCGCTGGTCGGTCTGGAGATGGTGTTCGTCAATGACGGCAGTACCGACACCACGCTGGAGCTGCTTCTGGAGCGCCAGAAGACTGACCCCCGCGTGCGAATCGTCGATCTGAGTCGCAATTTCGGCAAGGAAGCGGCGTTGACCGCGGGCTTGCAGACTGCCACTGGCCAGGTGGTAGTGCCCATCGATGTCGATCTCCAGGACCCTCCCGAAGTTGTCCTCCAGATGATCGCCCGCTGGCGTGAAGGCTATGAAGTGGTGCTGGGCCATCGCGTGAGTCGTCACAACGACTCTTGGGCCAAGCAAACCTCCGCCAACTGGTTTTATCACCTGCACAACAAAATCTCTGATCAGCCGCTGCCGAAAAATGTCGGTGATTTTCGGCTCATGGACCGCTGCGTGATCGATGCCTTGCAGACCTTGCCGGAGTCACGGCGTTTCATGAAGGGCTTGTTCGCCTGGGTCGGGTTTCGGACGACCCATGTCGATTACGAGCGTCCGGAGCGGGTGGCGGGGGAAAGCAAATTCAATGGCTGGCGCTTGTGGAATTTCGCGCTGGAAGGCATCACCAGTTTCAGCACCGACCCGCTCAAGGTCTGGACGTATCTGGGGCTGTTGGTGTCGGTGGTTTCTTTTTCATTTGCCACTTTCATTGTGCTGCGGACGTTGTTGACCGGGATCGATGTCCCGGGCTACGCCTCGCTGATGGTTGCCGTCACCTTTCTGGGGGGGCTGCAATTGATCGGTATCGGGGTGCTGGGTGAGTACCTGGGCAGAACCTACATCGAATCAAAACGCCGCCCGGTTTTTCTGGTGCGTCGCGTCCATAACGCCAAGGACTGACCATGGATCTCAAGGAAACCGACATCCTCGGTTCAAGCATCGAGCAGCATTGGTATTACCGCTCGAAAGCGGCGGCGACGACTCGTTTGCTGGGCAATGCGCGGGTCGACAGGATTCTTGACGTAGGTGCGGGTTCGGGGTTCTTTTCCCATCATCTGCTGACCCATACGGCAGCCACCGAGGCCTGGTGCGTGGACATCAGCTACGAAGCGGATTCGGATGCCACGACCGCCGGGAAACCGGTGCACTATCGCCGTTCGATCGACTCGGTTGATGCCGATCTGGTGCTGCTGATGGATGTGCTGGAACATGTCGATGACGATGTCGGGTTACTCAAGGCGTACGTCGATAAAGTCCCGTCCGGGAGTCGTTTCCTGATAACCGTGCCGGCGTTCCAGTTTCTCTGGAGTGGGCACGATGACTTTCTTGAACACAAACGGCGCTATACCTTGGCGCAAATGGAAGCAGTGGCCAGGGACTCCGGTTTGATAGTGAAGAAGGGGGCTTATTATTTCGGCGCGGTGTTCCCGATTGCAGCGACCCTGCGGTTGCTGTCCCAAGGCGCACAGCCTTCGCCGCCACGCTCGCAACTCAAGCAGCACCATCCATTGGTCAATACGCTGCTCAAGACCTTGTGCAGTATCGAACGTCCGTTCATGGGCGCGAACCGCCTGGCGGGTCTGACGGTGTTCGTGCTGGCGCAGAAACCGTGACCTCAGCCGAAAAATCAGCCCTGATCAAGCGTGGCCTGCGTTTTGCCGTGACCGGGTTATTCGTAACGGCCCTGCATGCGGTGGTGGCCGTGTTGCTCATCAACTACGTGCTGGCGCTGCCACCCGTGGCCAACGGTGTAGCGTTTTCTGTGGCGACCCTGGTTTCTTATGTGATCAACACGAGCTGGAGTTTTTCCAGCCGATTGCATGGCCGGACGCTGGCGCGCTTCATGATGGTTTCCGGGGCCGGTTTACTACTGGCGATGCTGGTGGCCTGGGCCGCACAAATGGCCGGGCTTCATTACTTGCTGGGGATAGGGGCGGTGGCGCTGACCATTCCGGCCTTTACGTTTGTATTGCATAACTTCTGGACGTATCGATGAAGGTTTCGGGCAAGCATTGGGCGATCGGGTTATTGCCCCTGTTAATGGGCGTGGTGGCATTTTTCATGGTGATCGGGCCACGGGCCCTGGACCCGCAAAACATTGCCTGGCTGGAAAGCGGCGATCCGGCGACCCATTACTTGGGCTGGACGTTCTTTCGACATTCTCCCTGGACTTTTCCGCTCGGACTTAACCCGTCCTATGGGTTGGAACTGGGCAGTGCGATCATTTTTTCCGATTCCAATCCGCTGTTGGCGCTGCTGTTCAAACCCTTCAACTCAATCCTTCCCGAGACGTTCCAGTATTTCGGTATTTGGCTGCTGGCATGTTTTGTTCTGCA
Proteins encoded in this window:
- a CDS encoding metalloregulator ArsR/SmtB family transcription factor gives rise to the protein MSAADRLLHMLKTRGPQLAADAGRAMGTTGEAARQQFVKLAASGLVEAQSEARGVGRPSQVWRLTAAGHARFPDTHSELTVQLLQTVRETFGPEAIDRLIDVREQQSRTLYLQELASAETLQERVKRLAALRAREGYMAEWSEQPDGAFVLIENHCPICAAATACQGFCRAELDVFEQVLQARVERVEHILMNARRCAYRITPV
- a CDS encoding aminotransferase class III-fold pyridoxal phosphate-dependent enzyme, whose amino-acid sequence is MLLNRLVDDCYKHWTPSAAKLYRIANTGIERSAEGAIVTDHRGKHFIDCACSYGIFLVGHQNPQVKYASQRQLNRMAWQPEGLTHNSQHQLSETLKRLAPGEWGDVRYTMTGAEAIEQTLRYALKRQLPRKRIVVMRNAYHGKTLTTMAILGQQYQSNQHGLNRVMVDFIPYGDFAALEHAITDQVAAVYIEPILGGAHLTLPEAGYNTRIRELCSAHGCLMIADEIQTAFGRCGKWFGVDYDNVVPDIMVLSKGLTGGYAAIAAVMYSRALIDRQPLDPLEDQVCGQGGLPYACETALAAIHAIEEGQLIEKSQAASTQLCQGLQLLAEAYPQIISDAPAIGLMTGLRLKGAVWENLISMELSKRGVHSGHSLNEKASAPVLRFYPPLTISTAQVSQVLKALEESLEAVASKPRWLLKLMTPIIRNLYRIPYAMTPRSADR
- a CDS encoding aminotransferase class III-fold pyridoxal phosphate-dependent enzyme, which codes for MTNHPEQTWAVEGQYESFIDNRGHQLIDLSGGFGLQVPEVVQAVSRQVDKIGLSNRVLLSAPLIELCKQLSEFMPEGLENSYVCNSGDEAFEGALKLARSLNPHRRTVIAVGGVAYGSLSYGRYLSAPGLYPESGEFLGIKVVHVDSVHDLPDMAIWQDCFALCYGPLRTAANGLLEAVDPMLIASLERIANSQRIVTLFNDVDTCLGSVGHLLSQNLSGARPDIVVLGKSLGGGCIPIGTYTCSHALAYKAYGKATPAKHGSTTAGNPPSCIAAQTALRYAQEQRLDQRSLDNGKALASELADLNARAIGGIVKVPLASTEQALEAQRALYAAGVHIRRPSGRELLLRCPLVARTERVVDAAHLIKRTLQYAA
- a CDS encoding TauD/TfdA family dioxygenase, with the translated sequence MTQSTYQASVITDRAYALSADTAAVFEELSNAGVIIFRNCIQSLDEFGAFVKKHSSRLSLDPGRVIAKGVAQLVDAGTDAVGLHCENGNAPIWPDLTWFFCEIAPTKGSQTTLCDGVKVYQELSEEARQRFESSRIRYRRTVTGEKWRKIVSYYKPEIQQLEDASFEHLSEIIGQDPNTRMEYNPSTDCVAYAYSVPACQTSSFCEHPAFANSILGPSFNYEKPVIDFENGEEIPADLLAEIIAVTERNTHTVGWQDLDLVMIDNRRVMHGRQAIIDDQRRIFNALSYR
- a CDS encoding AMP-binding protein, with translation MTHFVEDLLAQAQRTPDAVCVVDIPAADGTGGRRLTYTQVLEHARQLGQHMNRQFTDEKRTIGIVMRNSSDWVIADFACLLFGFTSLPLPLGFSKYQAEHLAFECSGFLVDDKGRETLEKRWEIDLNASRLIHVPSALETPAPVPTGPSFIDSADAEWTCKVIHTSGTTSKPKGVKQSLGGLSAVLQSLLGVVPASYQERYLSVVPLSLLIEQVTAVYLPLLSGGTVYFLDEHTPLIGEAGFDTSAILAQLLKTRASAVTVPPIMLDVLLEVAEQNTDTELLSLLRNELYITAGGAPISSEKLQRLSAQGIQVHQGYGLSENGSVVSVNTPANSKLGSVGKPLPHVQVRVTDQQRVEIKSSSMFQGYSWVDPSACSFTEDGWLRTGDIGEFDDQGFLFITGREKNIICLPNGRNVSPEQIELEFKEQTGVNDALMFMTTDGQLAIVLSIGPLFDHQHTRDWAQQRFSEVELPQAIWPLAPDAPQLQSLYALNGPARRAHASDLHRQTCTH
- a CDS encoding thermostable hemolysin; the encoded protein is MRTQVAKRNTLLWKSAVDFVKRRYMKAFNAIIEPSPEYFLIVFDNNDSIQSCAGFSFAKSGPLLSECYLDSPSEETLSRITNTRIERDSIVEIGNTASINSAAGQTLFNMLSMVTWCMGARYVLCTCTPQLIKSMGYCNVKVNKICDADPQRMTPQAEVEWGSYYEQTPITGYIKLGDMKRHYHETVLKTVFRLDVQSEQAA
- a CDS encoding LysR family transcriptional regulator, giving the protein MFSRISLDQWQAFVSTVECGGFQQAGEYMFKSQSAVSHSVNRMETLLGQELFLIEGRKAVLTPLGQALLPQAKHLLGSAKKLERLAIQYQPGLCIEHSLAVDMLFPANVLEQALSRFSSVLQGYHVRLHETAVSGAYELLENGKVELGIASSLPEGYIQEFLLNVSLLCVVASDHSLAHFNGELSLADMKDYRQIVVSDSAIRNSQNSSWSGASQCWTVSNLSTALTFVERGLGFAWLPEHMVSDKLASGQLRLVPLCHQRECNVPMYMGFLEEYRFNPEVRLMTDIIREQCRNINSAKADTLALAL
- a CDS encoding DUF1508 domain-containing protein, giving the protein MYFEIYRQSRGTPLTGKGQWRWRLRAANHETVASGESYVNKADCLHVIGLIKSVHNETSVKEI
- a CDS encoding glycosyltransferase family 2 protein translates to MTHQHGTHWGEHVALSLVIPVFNEAATIDLFMARITDVFKDEALVGLEMVFVNDGSTDTTLELLLERQKTDPRVRIVDLSRNFGKEAALTAGLQTATGQVVVPIDVDLQDPPEVVLQMIARWREGYEVVLGHRVSRHNDSWAKQTSANWFYHLHNKISDQPLPKNVGDFRLMDRCVIDALQTLPESRRFMKGLFAWVGFRTTHVDYERPERVAGESKFNGWRLWNFALEGITSFSTDPLKVWTYLGLLVSVVSFSFATFIVLRTLLTGIDVPGYASLMVAVTFLGGLQLIGIGVLGEYLGRTYIESKRRPVFLVRRVHNAKD
- a CDS encoding methyltransferase domain-containing protein; the encoded protein is MDLKETDILGSSIEQHWYYRSKAAATTRLLGNARVDRILDVGAGSGFFSHHLLTHTAATEAWCVDISYEADSDATTAGKPVHYRRSIDSVDADLVLLMDVLEHVDDDVGLLKAYVDKVPSGSRFLITVPAFQFLWSGHDDFLEHKRRYTLAQMEAVARDSGLIVKKGAYYFGAVFPIAATLRLLSQGAQPSPPRSQLKQHHPLVNTLLKTLCSIERPFMGANRLAGLTVFVLAQKP
- a CDS encoding GtrA family protein; the protein is MTSAEKSALIKRGLRFAVTGLFVTALHAVVAVLLINYVLALPPVANGVAFSVATLVSYVINTSWSFSSRLHGRTLARFMMVSGAGLLLAMLVAWAAQMAGLHYLLGIGAVALTIPAFTFVLHNFWTYR